The Streptomyces europaeiscabiei genome window below encodes:
- a CDS encoding metallopeptidase family protein, translated as MDNLVPPRAASAPGPRRRDRHGRGMRGPIAPPQVPLAASRAEVFADLVQDSVERLERRLPQLADIDFLVLEVPRLDGPVDGAWNDEAVPLGGTVAAREGRPARVVVYRRPVEIRTKGRDERAALVHEVVVEQVAELLGLNPETVDPRYGED; from the coding sequence ATGGACAACCTCGTACCGCCCCGCGCCGCCTCCGCACCCGGGCCCCGCCGCCGAGATCGGCACGGCAGGGGGATGCGCGGGCCCATCGCGCCGCCTCAGGTCCCGCTCGCGGCGAGTCGTGCGGAGGTGTTCGCGGATCTCGTTCAGGACTCCGTGGAGCGGCTGGAGCGGCGGTTGCCGCAGCTGGCGGACATCGACTTCCTCGTGCTGGAGGTGCCTCGGCTCGACGGGCCGGTGGACGGGGCCTGGAACGACGAGGCCGTGCCGCTCGGGGGGACCGTCGCGGCGCGGGAGGGGCGGCCGGCTCGGGTCGTCGTCTATCGGCGGCCGGTGGAGATTCGTACCAAGGGGCGCGACGAGCGGGCCGCACTGGTGCATGAGGTCGTGGTGGAGCAGGTGGCCGAGTTGCTGGGGCTCAACCCGGAGACTGTGGATCCTCGGTACGGGGAGGACTGA
- a CDS encoding DUF5719 family protein, which produces MNRTTLSLIAGTTALAAVTGFAAFSAPDASGGDTTAKAAAQLPVQRTSLLCPQPSTSDLAETAYTSFTPVTEGTGGEGSAELVAAGGGSADPDKGDKDQKGDKDKAAKPVVDVKEPGKPVTGSTDGGDSPALIGTAEGKFAPGWTVQETTEVAAGTGRGLLGVNCTAPDTEFWFPGVSTAAGRTDYVHLVNPDDSAAVVDIELYGKDGALKSTVGDGITVQPRAAEPVLLSTLTAAKEAGLTVHVSVRSGRVAAAVQALDDKLGGDWLAAAADPAGSLVLPGIPKDATSVTLVAFTPGETDADLKLRLASPNGSITPAGNETLHVKAGMTASADLGDITRGEAGSLFLTPTDQSVPVVAALRVVRGKGDNQETAFIPATRPVGARATVADNRAKGTTLALTAPTGAAKVKVTASAGSGGGEPTTKTFTIKAGTTQNIDMPAPSGLKGTYALTVEPISGGAVYASRILESKLDTVPAFTIQTLPDDRGTVAVPEAEQDLSILQR; this is translated from the coding sequence GTGAACCGCACGACCCTGTCCTTGATCGCCGGCACGACCGCCCTCGCCGCCGTCACCGGCTTCGCCGCGTTCAGCGCCCCCGACGCCTCCGGCGGCGACACCACCGCGAAGGCGGCCGCCCAACTGCCCGTGCAGCGCACGAGTCTGCTCTGCCCCCAGCCGAGCACCTCGGACCTCGCGGAGACCGCGTACACCTCTTTCACCCCCGTCACCGAGGGCACCGGCGGCGAAGGCAGCGCCGAACTCGTCGCGGCGGGCGGGGGCTCCGCCGACCCCGACAAGGGTGACAAGGACCAAAAGGGCGACAAGGACAAGGCCGCCAAGCCGGTCGTCGACGTCAAGGAGCCCGGTAAACCCGTCACCGGCAGCACCGACGGAGGCGACTCGCCCGCGCTGATCGGCACGGCCGAGGGGAAGTTCGCACCCGGCTGGACGGTCCAGGAGACCACCGAGGTCGCCGCCGGCACCGGCCGCGGCCTGCTCGGCGTCAACTGCACCGCCCCGGACACGGAGTTCTGGTTCCCGGGCGTCAGCACGGCCGCGGGCCGCACGGACTACGTCCACCTCGTCAACCCGGACGACTCGGCGGCCGTCGTCGACATCGAGCTCTACGGCAAGGACGGCGCCCTGAAGTCGACGGTGGGGGACGGCATCACGGTCCAGCCCCGCGCCGCCGAGCCGGTCCTGCTGTCGACGCTCACCGCGGCGAAGGAGGCCGGCCTCACCGTCCACGTCAGCGTCCGCAGCGGCCGGGTCGCCGCCGCGGTCCAGGCTCTCGACGACAAGCTGGGCGGCGACTGGCTGGCCGCCGCGGCCGACCCGGCCGGCAGCCTCGTCCTCCCCGGCATCCCGAAGGACGCCACCTCCGTGACCCTCGTGGCCTTCACCCCCGGCGAGACCGACGCGGACCTGAAGCTCCGCCTCGCCTCGCCCAACGGTTCGATCACCCCGGCCGGCAACGAGACGCTGCACGTCAAGGCGGGCATGACCGCCTCCGCGGACCTGGGCGACATCACGCGCGGCGAGGCAGGTTCCCTGTTCCTGACCCCCACCGATCAGTCGGTCCCGGTGGTGGCCGCCCTCCGCGTCGTCCGCGGCAAGGGCGACAACCAGGAGACGGCCTTCATCCCGGCGACCCGCCCGGTCGGCGCGCGCGCCACGGTCGCCGACAACCGCGCCAAGGGCACGACCCTCGCCCTCACCGCCCCGACCGGCGCGGCCAAGGTCAAGGTCACCGCGTCCGCCGGCAGCGGCGGCGGCGAGCCCACGACGAAGACCTTCACGATCAAGGCCGGCACCACCCAGAACATCGACATGCCCGCCCCGAGCGGCCTCAAGGGCACGTACGCCCTCACGGTGGAGCCGATCTCGGGCGGCGCCGTCTACGCCTCCCGCATCCTGGAATCCAAGCTCGACACCGTCCCCGCCTTCACGATCCAGACCCTCCCGGACGACCGAGGCACGGTAGCCGTCCCGGAGGCGGAACAGGACCTCTCGATCCTGCAGAGGTAG
- a CDS encoding glycosyltransferase, translating to MSVHSHTSAHQDAATPEFPRHVVTAVLVAHDGARWLPDALAGLLGQERPVQSAMAADTGSADDSAQLLSDALGADRVLHLARRTGFGQAVEEANRSAGVLTQDDLAYLRRPSGWDPVTRSWRDDAYDMPELPHGEPVQWLWLLHDDCAPEPDALAQMLRVVENERELGRDDVAVVGPKLRGWYDRRQLLEVGVTIANSGRRWTGLDRREQDQGQHDHVKPSLAVSTAGMLIRRDVFEELGGFDRRLPLMRDDVDLCWRATTAGHRVLVAPEAVVRHAEASSRERRTVDCAGRGSASPHMVDKAGAIYTLLVNSRTAQLPWVLLRIVLGTLVRTVAYLVGKVPGQAVDEIRGLLSVLLRPERIIAGRRRRGRSQLDKGELRPLFPPPGATVRATVEQVAGDLFGTSDAEAPQAGRHGGAVESGPGDDDADFLQVEQFARLKRIARAPGPVLFALLLLASLVACRELLGGGALAGGTLLPAPADSAELWSRYLDGWHPVGAGGAEAAPPYLAIVAMLASLLFGSAGLAVTVLLVASVPLAGFTAYFASRSLVESRLLRAWAAVVYAFLPAVTGALATGRIGTAVLAILLPLIARAGAAAGGLTNSTGARGSWRATWAYALLLTITTAFTPIVWPIALLLGLGLLAVRRREITAYGPRFLAQLATPLLILAPWSLTLLPFGFFEEAGLEYGGSTATATDLLGISPGGPGTVGGLTLIGVVLAALAALLRAERQLAIRTAWTAALLALVFAVLSNGSTWAGPATLVYGIALLAAATLGADGARHRVAEQSFGWRQPVAVLIALAAAVGPLLAAAGWVLGGADGPLERRDPVQVPAFVAEESGTRDQARTLVLDSDSTAKVGYTLVRGSGVRLGDAELTAAAGKNKQLDKVVANLVAGSGADQTDELGGFAVRYVLVRPGAPREVSRVLDATPGLSRLSQQDGSALWRVDRQVARVTVETSSGDPKAVAAGPVDVHTTIPAGGSGRVLRLADTADESWTATLDGKPLTPTTVDGWAQGFQLPVDGGRLDVTFDVPVSHTGWLWAQGSLAVVLVVLALPGRRRDVDDDLPDEPVAVPAQDVTGDGRRARRLRAQAEAEAEAEQSTDPGLPPSPEETPFAAPVPQQPAYGQWDAANQVGAGAEYGQYDQQYQGAQQYPAGTYDQQQHYQADPYQGGQYDPYASYGGNTASYDPTYTQGYDATYDPSHGTGADSERPDGSQQ from the coding sequence ATGTCCGTGCACAGCCACACCTCAGCCCACCAAGACGCTGCCACTCCTGAGTTCCCACGTCACGTGGTGACCGCGGTCCTCGTCGCGCACGACGGCGCCCGCTGGCTGCCCGACGCGCTCGCCGGGCTGCTCGGCCAGGAGCGCCCCGTGCAGAGTGCCATGGCGGCCGACACCGGCAGCGCGGACGACTCCGCCCAGCTCCTCTCCGACGCCCTGGGCGCGGACCGCGTCCTGCACCTCGCCCGACGGACCGGTTTCGGCCAGGCCGTCGAGGAGGCCAACCGCAGCGCGGGCGTCCTCACCCAGGACGACCTGGCGTACCTGAGGCGCCCCAGCGGCTGGGACCCGGTCACCCGCAGCTGGCGCGACGACGCGTACGACATGCCGGAGCTCCCCCACGGGGAACCGGTCCAGTGGCTGTGGCTGCTGCACGACGACTGCGCCCCCGAGCCCGACGCCCTCGCCCAGATGCTGCGGGTCGTGGAGAACGAACGCGAGCTGGGCCGGGACGACGTCGCCGTCGTCGGCCCCAAGCTGCGCGGCTGGTACGACCGCCGTCAGCTCCTGGAGGTCGGCGTCACCATCGCCAACTCCGGCCGCCGCTGGACCGGCCTGGACCGCCGCGAACAGGACCAGGGCCAGCACGACCACGTCAAGCCCAGCCTCGCCGTGTCCACCGCCGGCATGCTGATCCGCCGCGACGTCTTCGAGGAACTGGGCGGCTTCGACCGGCGCCTGCCCCTCATGCGTGACGACGTCGACCTGTGCTGGCGCGCCACCACCGCCGGGCACCGCGTCCTCGTCGCCCCCGAAGCCGTCGTACGGCACGCCGAGGCGTCCTCGCGAGAGCGCCGCACCGTCGACTGCGCGGGCCGCGGCTCCGCCTCCCCGCACATGGTCGACAAGGCGGGCGCGATCTACACCCTCCTCGTCAACTCCCGTACGGCCCAGCTGCCCTGGGTGCTGCTGCGCATCGTCCTGGGCACCCTGGTCAGGACTGTCGCGTACCTCGTCGGCAAGGTCCCCGGACAGGCCGTCGACGAGATCCGCGGCCTGCTGAGCGTGCTGCTGAGACCCGAGCGGATCATCGCCGGGCGGCGCAGGCGAGGCCGTTCGCAGCTGGACAAGGGCGAGCTGCGCCCGCTGTTCCCGCCACCCGGCGCGACCGTCCGGGCCACCGTCGAACAGGTCGCGGGCGATCTGTTCGGCACCTCCGACGCCGAGGCCCCCCAGGCCGGACGGCACGGCGGCGCGGTCGAGTCGGGGCCCGGCGACGACGACGCCGACTTCCTGCAGGTCGAGCAGTTCGCCCGGCTCAAGCGCATCGCGCGCGCACCCGGGCCCGTACTCTTCGCGCTCCTGCTGCTCGCCTCGCTCGTCGCCTGCCGTGAACTGCTCGGTGGCGGCGCGCTCGCGGGCGGCACCCTGCTGCCCGCCCCCGCCGACTCCGCCGAGCTGTGGTCGCGCTACCTGGACGGCTGGCACCCGGTCGGCGCGGGCGGCGCCGAGGCCGCGCCGCCGTACCTGGCGATCGTGGCCATGCTGGCCTCCCTGCTGTTCGGCTCCGCCGGGCTCGCGGTCACCGTGCTCCTCGTGGCGTCCGTGCCCCTGGCCGGCTTCACCGCGTACTTCGCCTCGCGCTCCCTGGTCGAGTCCCGGCTGCTGCGCGCCTGGGCGGCCGTCGTGTACGCCTTCCTGCCCGCCGTCACCGGCGCGCTCGCGACCGGCCGCATCGGCACCGCCGTCCTCGCGATCCTGCTGCCCCTCATCGCCCGCGCGGGCGCCGCGGCCGGCGGCCTGACCAACAGCACGGGGGCGCGCGGCAGCTGGCGCGCCACCTGGGCGTACGCGCTGCTGCTGACGATCACCACCGCGTTCACCCCCATCGTGTGGCCCATCGCGCTGCTCCTCGGCCTCGGGCTCCTCGCCGTGCGCCGCCGCGAGATCACCGCCTACGGCCCGCGCTTCCTCGCCCAGCTGGCCACCCCGCTGCTGATCCTGGCCCCCTGGTCACTGACGCTGCTGCCGTTCGGCTTCTTCGAGGAGGCCGGTCTGGAGTACGGCGGCAGCACGGCCACGGCGACCGATCTGCTCGGCATCAGCCCCGGCGGGCCCGGCACGGTCGGCGGGCTGACCCTCATCGGCGTCGTCCTCGCCGCGCTGGCCGCCCTGCTCCGCGCGGAACGGCAGTTGGCGATCCGGACCGCATGGACGGCCGCCCTGCTGGCGCTTGTCTTCGCGGTCCTCTCCAACGGCTCGACCTGGGCCGGCCCCGCGACCCTCGTCTACGGCATCGCGCTCCTCGCCGCCGCCACCCTGGGCGCCGACGGGGCGCGCCACCGCGTGGCCGAGCAGAGCTTCGGCTGGCGGCAGCCGGTGGCCGTGCTCATCGCGCTCGCCGCCGCCGTCGGCCCGCTGCTGGCCGCCGCCGGATGGGTGCTCGGCGGTGCCGACGGCCCCCTGGAGCGCCGCGACCCCGTCCAGGTGCCCGCGTTCGTCGCCGAGGAGAGCGGCACCCGCGACCAGGCCCGCACCCTGGTCCTCGACAGCGACTCCACCGCCAAGGTCGGCTACACCCTGGTCCGCGGCTCGGGCGTCCGTCTCGGCGACGCCGAACTCACCGCCGCCGCGGGGAAGAACAAGCAGCTCGACAAGGTCGTCGCCAACCTCGTCGCGGGCTCCGGCGCCGACCAGACCGACGAACTCGGCGGCTTCGCCGTGCGCTACGTCCTCGTCCGGCCGGGAGCACCGCGCGAGGTCAGCCGCGTCCTGGACGCCACGCCCGGTCTGAGCCGCCTCAGCCAGCAGGACGGCAGCGCCCTGTGGCGGGTGGACCGCCAGGTAGCCCGAGTCACCGTCGAGACCTCCTCCGGCGACCCGAAGGCGGTCGCCGCGGGCCCCGTCGACGTGCACACCACCATCCCGGCCGGCGGCTCGGGCCGCGTCCTGCGCCTCGCCGACACCGCCGACGAGTCCTGGACCGCCACCCTCGACGGCAAGCCGCTCACCCCGACCACGGTCGACGGCTGGGCCCAGGGCTTCCAGCTGCCCGTGGACGGCGGCAGGCTGGACGTCACCTTCGACGTCCCCGTCAGCCACACCGGCTGGCTGTGGGCCCAGGGCTCACTCGCCGTCGTCCTCGTCGTCCTCGCCCTGCCCGGCCGCCGCCGGGACGTCGACGACGACCTCCCCGACGAGCCCGTCGCCGTACCCGCCCAGGACGTCACCGGTGACGGCCGCCGAGCCCGCCGCCTGCGCGCCCAGGCGGAGGCCGAGGCCGAGGCCGAACAGTCCACGGACCCCGGCCTGCCTCCGTCTCCGGAGGAGACCCCGTTCGCCGCTCCCGTCCCGCAGCAGCCGGCCTACGGCCAGTGGGACGCCGCGAACCAGGTGGGCGCGGGCGCCGAATACGGCCAGTACGACCAGCAGTACCAGGGCGCCCAGCAGTACCCGGCGGGCACGTACGACCAGCAGCAGCACTACCAAGCCGACCCCTACCAAGGCGGCCAGTACGACCCGTACGCCTCCTACGGGGGCAACACGGCCTCGTACGACCCGACGTACACCCAGGGCTACGACGCGACGTACGACCCGTCGCACGGCACCGGCGCCGACAGTGAGCGCCCCGACGGGAGCCAGCAGTGA
- a CDS encoding WhiB family transcriptional regulator, giving the protein MTELVQQLLVDDADEELGWQERALCAQTDPESFFPEKGGSTREAKKVCLACEVRSECLEYALANDERFGIWGGLSERERRRLKKAAV; this is encoded by the coding sequence ATGACCGAGCTCGTGCAGCAACTGCTGGTCGACGACGCGGACGAAGAACTCGGCTGGCAGGAGCGCGCGCTGTGCGCCCAGACCGATCCCGAGTCCTTCTTCCCCGAGAAAGGCGGCTCGACCCGCGAGGCCAAGAAGGTCTGCCTCGCCTGCGAGGTCCGCTCCGAATGCCTTGAGTACGCCCTCGCCAACGACGAGCGGTTCGGTATCTGGGGCGGTCTGTCGGAGCGCGAGCGCCGCCGCCTCAAGAAGGCAGCCGTCTGA
- a CDS encoding cysteine dioxygenase, which translates to MNSDSDLQIAGDLLEVPHLLQAPRQHPVTVAEFAGLARSLADDRSRWEHLVEYDATTRWYHRLLTGPGYEVWLLSWVPGQGTGLHDHGGSSGVLTVLDGTLTERTDRGTRVLGAGAQRVFAPGYAHEVVNDTLEPAISLHVYYPGLTDMPMHAKACATEAATVTA; encoded by the coding sequence ATGAACAGCGACAGCGACCTCCAGATCGCCGGCGACCTTCTCGAAGTACCGCACCTCCTCCAGGCGCCGCGCCAACACCCCGTCACCGTGGCCGAGTTCGCCGGACTGGCCCGTTCCCTCGCCGACGACCGCTCCCGGTGGGAGCACCTCGTCGAGTACGACGCGACCACGCGCTGGTACCACCGGCTGCTGACCGGTCCCGGGTACGAGGTGTGGCTGCTGTCCTGGGTGCCGGGGCAGGGCACCGGACTGCACGACCATGGGGGCTCCTCCGGCGTACTGACGGTGCTCGACGGCACGCTGACCGAGCGCACCGACCGGGGCACGCGCGTGCTCGGCGCGGGCGCGCAGCGCGTGTTCGCGCCGGGTTACGCGCACGAGGTCGTCAACGACACGCTGGAACCGGCCATCAGTCTGCACGTCTACTACCCGGGGCTGACGGACATGCCGATGCACGCAAAGGCCTGCGCGACGGAGGCGGCGACCGTCACGGCCTGA
- the cofD gene encoding 2-phospho-L-lactate transferase gives MRIVVLAGGIGGARFLRGLKRAVPDADITVIGNTGDDIHLFGLKVCPDLDTVMYTLGDGINEEQGWGRADETFHLKEELAAYGVGPEWFGLGDRDFATHIVRTQMISAGFPLSAVTEALCDRWKPGVRLIPMTDDRVETHVAVEQDGERRAIHFQEYWVRLRASVPAEAIVPVGAEQSKPAPGVLEAIAEADVILFPPSNPVVSVGTILAVPGIREAIAEAGVPVVGLSPIVGDAPVRGMADKVLAAVGVESTAAAVAEHYGSGLLDGWLVDTVDAGVTERVETAGIRCRAVPLMMTDLDATATMAREALALAEEVRGA, from the coding sequence ATGCGCATTGTGGTTCTGGCAGGCGGCATCGGTGGTGCCCGGTTCCTGCGTGGTCTGAAGCGGGCCGTGCCGGACGCGGACATCACGGTCATCGGCAACACCGGGGACGACATCCACCTCTTCGGTCTGAAGGTCTGCCCGGACCTCGACACGGTGATGTACACGCTCGGCGACGGCATCAACGAGGAGCAGGGCTGGGGCCGGGCCGACGAGACCTTCCACCTCAAGGAGGAGCTCGCGGCGTACGGCGTCGGGCCCGAGTGGTTCGGACTCGGCGACCGGGACTTCGCCACGCACATCGTGCGGACGCAGATGATCAGTGCCGGGTTTCCGCTGAGCGCGGTCACCGAGGCGCTGTGCGACCGGTGGAAGCCGGGCGTGCGGCTCATCCCGATGACCGACGACCGCGTCGAGACCCATGTCGCCGTCGAGCAGGACGGCGAGCGCAGGGCGATCCACTTCCAGGAGTACTGGGTGCGGCTGCGGGCCTCCGTGCCGGCCGAGGCGATCGTGCCGGTCGGCGCCGAGCAGTCGAAGCCGGCGCCCGGGGTGCTGGAGGCCATCGCCGAGGCGGACGTGATCCTCTTCCCGCCGTCCAACCCCGTCGTCTCCGTCGGCACCATCCTCGCCGTGCCCGGCATCCGGGAGGCGATCGCCGAGGCCGGGGTGCCGGTCGTGGGCCTCTCCCCCATCGTCGGTGACGCGCCCGTGCGCGGTATGGCGGACAAGGTCCTCGCCGCCGTCGGCGTCGAGTCGACGGCCGCGGCCGTCGCCGAGCACTACGGCTCCGGACTGCTCGACGGCTGGCTCGTCGACACCGTCGACGCGGGCGTCACCGAGCGCGTCGAGACCGCCGGGATACGGTGCCGGGCCGTGCCGCTGATGATGACCGACCTGGACGCGACGGCGACGATGGCCCGCGAGGCGCTGGCCCTGGCGGAGGAGGTGCGGGGAGCGTGA
- a CDS encoding coenzyme F420-0:L-glutamate ligase has translation MGEVRPGPGYRVWALAGIPEVQEGDDLAKLIAAAEPGLVDGDVLLVTSKIVSKAEGRLVEAADREAAIDAETVRVVARRGALRIVENRQGLVMAAAGVDASNTPSGTVLLLPEDPDTSARAIRDGIRDTLGVEVGVVVTDTFGRPWRSGLTDVAIGAAGVRVLDDLRGGTDAHGNPLGATVVATADELAGAGDLVKGKAAGLPVAVVRGLGHVVAEDDGEGTRTLVRGARDDMFRLGTSEAVRLAVTQRRTVRAFTDEPVDPGAVRRAVAAAVTAPAPHHTTPWRFVLLESEESRVRLLDAMRDAWIADLRRDGKSEESVAKRVRRGDVLRAAPYLVVPCLVMDGAHSYGDARRDAAEREMFVVAAGAGVQNFLVALAGERLGSAWVSSTMFCRDVVRGVLGLPEGWDPMGAVAVGHAAGSPPARGERDAEAFVEVR, from the coding sequence ATGGGCGAGGTGCGACCCGGTCCCGGGTACCGGGTCTGGGCCCTGGCCGGCATCCCCGAGGTGCAGGAGGGGGACGACCTCGCCAAGCTGATCGCCGCGGCCGAGCCGGGACTGGTCGACGGGGACGTGCTGCTCGTCACCTCCAAGATCGTGTCCAAGGCGGAGGGGCGGCTCGTCGAGGCGGCCGACCGGGAGGCCGCGATCGACGCCGAGACCGTGCGGGTGGTGGCGCGGCGCGGAGCGTTGCGGATCGTGGAGAACCGGCAGGGCCTGGTGATGGCCGCCGCCGGGGTCGACGCCTCCAACACGCCCTCCGGGACCGTGCTGTTGCTGCCCGAGGACCCCGACACCTCCGCGCGGGCGATCCGGGACGGCATCAGGGACACGCTCGGCGTCGAGGTCGGGGTCGTCGTCACCGACACGTTCGGGCGACCCTGGCGCAGCGGGCTGACGGATGTCGCCATCGGGGCAGCCGGCGTGCGGGTCCTCGACGATCTGCGGGGCGGCACCGACGCGCACGGCAATCCGCTCGGCGCGACCGTCGTCGCCACCGCCGACGAGCTGGCCGGCGCCGGTGACCTGGTGAAGGGCAAGGCCGCCGGGCTGCCCGTCGCCGTCGTCCGGGGGCTGGGGCATGTCGTGGCCGAGGACGACGGCGAGGGGACGCGGACCCTGGTCCGGGGGGCGCGGGACGACATGTTCCGGCTCGGCACCTCCGAGGCCGTACGGCTGGCGGTGACCCAGCGGCGTACGGTCCGGGCGTTCACGGACGAGCCGGTCGACCCCGGGGCGGTGCGGCGGGCCGTGGCCGCCGCCGTGACCGCGCCGGCGCCGCATCACACGACACCGTGGCGGTTCGTGCTGCTGGAGTCCGAGGAATCGCGGGTGCGGCTGCTCGACGCCATGCGGGACGCGTGGATCGCGGATCTGCGGCGGGACGGCAAGAGCGAGGAGTCCGTCGCGAAGCGGGTGCGGCGCGGGGACGTGCTGCGCGCCGCGCCGTATCTGGTGGTGCCGTGTCTGGTGATGGACGGGGCGCATTCCTACGGGGACGCGCGGCGGGACGCGGCCGAGCGGGAGATGTTCGTGGTCGCGGCCGGGGCCGGGGTGCAGAACTTCCTCGTCGCGCTGGCCGGGGAGCGGCTCGGGTCCGCGTGGGTGTCCTCGACGATGTTCTGCCGGGATGTCGTGCGGGGGGTGCTGGGGCTGCCGGAGGGGTGGGATCCGATGGGGGCGGTGGCTGTGGGGCATGCGGCCGGGTCGCCTCCGGCTCGGGGTGAGCGGGATGCGGAGGCCTTCGTCGAGGTGCGGTGA
- a CDS encoding DNA-3-methyladenine glycosylase family protein codes for MAGRFVQRPTRTTVRGGQVVVPGGVPRQAAAAGKRRTWVPEGALDPGLVLGPLRRGPGDPTFRATPDGSVWRACRTPAGAGTLRVALRDGVVEAEAWGAGGEWLLDRVPSLLGASDEPDVFVPRHRVVAMAWRRRPGLRLTRTGLVLESLIPSVLEQKVTADEAYRAWRLLVRKFGEPAPGPVPPGMSVMPTAREWALIPSWEWHRAGVDDKRASTILRAVRVAGRLEEAVGMSPVDAQARLELVPGIGPWTSAETVQRSHGAADAVTVGDLHLPGIVGFALAGDRDADDSVMLALLEPYAGQRHRAARLILLSGKVPARRAPRMPRGDIGRL; via the coding sequence GTGGCCGGACGTTTCGTTCAGCGGCCCACTCGTACGACTGTGCGGGGTGGGCAGGTCGTCGTGCCTGGTGGGGTACCTCGGCAGGCCGCCGCGGCGGGGAAGCGGCGGACCTGGGTGCCGGAGGGTGCGCTCGATCCGGGGCTGGTGCTGGGGCCCCTTCGGCGGGGGCCCGGGGATCCGACCTTCCGGGCGACTCCGGACGGGTCCGTGTGGCGGGCCTGTCGTACGCCGGCGGGGGCCGGGACTCTGCGGGTCGCCCTGCGGGACGGGGTCGTCGAGGCGGAGGCGTGGGGGGCCGGGGGTGAGTGGCTGCTCGACCGGGTGCCTTCGCTGCTCGGGGCGTCGGACGAGCCGGACGTCTTCGTGCCTCGGCACCGGGTCGTGGCGATGGCCTGGCGGCGGCGGCCGGGGTTGCGGCTGACGCGGACCGGGCTGGTGCTGGAGTCGTTGATCCCGTCGGTGCTGGAGCAGAAGGTCACGGCGGACGAGGCGTATCGGGCGTGGCGGTTGCTCGTACGGAAGTTCGGCGAGCCGGCGCCGGGGCCCGTTCCGCCGGGGATGTCCGTGATGCCCACGGCCCGGGAGTGGGCGTTGATTCCGTCCTGGGAGTGGCATCGGGCCGGGGTCGACGACAAGCGGGCGTCGACGATCCTTCGGGCGGTTCGGGTGGCGGGGCGGCTGGAGGAGGCCGTGGGGATGTCGCCGGTGGATGCGCAGGCGCGGCTGGAGCTGGTGCCGGGGATCGGGCCGTGGACCTCGGCGGAGACCGTGCAGCGCAGTCATGGGGCGGCGGATGCCGTGACCGTGGGGGATCTGCATCTGCCGGGGATCGTCGGGTTCGCGTTGGCGGGGGATCGGGATGCGGACGACTCGGTGATGTTGGCGTTGTTGGAGCCGTATGCGGGGCAGCGGCATCGGGCGGCTCGGTTGATCCTGTTGTCGGGGAAGGTGCCGGCTCGGCGGGCGCCGCGGATGCCTCGGGGGGACATCGGACGGTTGTAG
- the manB gene encoding mannose-1-phosphate guanylyltransferase encodes MTEAILLVGGRGTRLRPLTVHTPKPMVPAAGVPFLTHQLARARAAGVDHIVLATSYLAEVFEPHFGDGSALGLHLEYVTEEEPLGTGGAIRNAASHLHSGPEDPVLVFNGDILTGLDIRRLVATHGTTGADVSLHLTQVTDPRAYGLVPTDETGRVLAFLEKPQTPEEIVTDQINAGAYVFRRSVIDTIPAGRPVSVERETFPDLLSAGAHLQGMVDSTYWLDLGTPAAFVRGSADLVLGRAPSPAVPGRCGDRLVLPTARVAGDAKLTGGTVVGEGAFVGEGARVFGSTVLAGAVVEPGAVITDSLIGARARIGERSVLTGAVVGDGAIVGADNELRTGVRVWCDAQIPTGALRFSSDQ; translated from the coding sequence GTGACAGAAGCGATCCTCCTGGTCGGCGGCAGAGGCACCCGGCTGCGTCCGCTCACGGTGCACACTCCGAAGCCCATGGTCCCGGCGGCCGGAGTCCCCTTCCTCACGCACCAGTTGGCGAGAGCCAGAGCCGCGGGAGTCGACCACATAGTTCTCGCCACCTCCTATCTGGCCGAGGTCTTCGAACCCCACTTCGGCGACGGCTCCGCCCTCGGCCTCCACCTCGAGTACGTCACGGAGGAGGAGCCCCTGGGCACGGGGGGCGCGATCCGTAACGCCGCCTCGCACCTCCACTCGGGCCCCGAGGACCCGGTCCTCGTCTTCAACGGCGACATCCTCACCGGCCTGGACATCCGCCGCCTGGTCGCCACCCACGGGACGACCGGCGCGGACGTCTCCCTCCATCTGACCCAGGTGACGGACCCGCGCGCCTACGGCCTCGTCCCCACCGACGAGACGGGCCGTGTCCTGGCCTTCCTGGAGAAGCCCCAGACGCCCGAGGAGATCGTCACCGACCAGATCAACGCGGGGGCGTACGTCTTCCGCCGCTCGGTCATCGACACGATCCCGGCGGGCCGTCCGGTCTCGGTGGAACGGGAGACGTTCCCGGACCTGCTGTCCGCGGGCGCCCATCTGCAGGGCATGGTCGACTCGACGTACTGGCTGGACCTCGGCACCCCCGCGGCCTTCGTCCGCGGCTCGGCGGACCTCGTCCTGGGCCGCGCCCCGTCCCCCGCCGTCCCCGGCCGCTGCGGCGACCGCCTCGTCCTGCCCACCGCCCGGGTCGCGGGCGACGCCAAGCTGACCGGCGGCACGGTGGTGGGCGAGGGCGCGTTCGTCGGAGAGGGCGCCCGTGTCTTCGGCAGCACGGTCCTGGCCGGCGCCGTGGTCGAACCCGGCGCGGTGATCACCGACTCCCTCATCGGAGCCCGCGCCCGCATCGGCGAACGCTCCGTCCTCACCGGCGCCGTCGTCGGTGACGGCGCGATCGTCGGCGCCGACAACGAACTCCGCACCGGCGTCCGGGTCTGGTGCGACGCCCAGATCCCGACGGGAGCGCTCCGCTTCTCGTCGGACCAGTAA